Proteins found in one Corynebacterium freneyi genomic segment:
- a CDS encoding HAD family hydrolase, which translates to MPPLLVASDIDGTLLDSRDRVSPRLKRAIGRMIRRGVPLTLATGRPARWLQPVLEQLPVRPVCVCGNGAVLYDSGRDVVLADHSLAPEVQAEVVAIARSAMADIGPVGVAVERAGRSALDPSDELFVVGPAYAHAWESTEHGICGETEMMSEPATKMLLSNPGMASAELHSIIAPHIPADLAHVTYSMPEGLIEVSAPGVTKRAGLEELAGLVGAGASDVVCFGDMPNDIEMIRWAGLGVAMGNSVPEVQRAADEVTATNDDDGVARVLERWF; encoded by the coding sequence CTGCCGCCGTTGCTGGTCGCCTCCGACATCGACGGCACCCTGCTCGATTCACGGGATCGCGTGTCGCCGCGCCTGAAGCGGGCCATCGGCCGCATGATCCGCCGCGGCGTGCCGCTGACGCTGGCCACCGGGCGACCGGCCCGTTGGCTGCAGCCCGTGCTGGAACAACTGCCGGTGCGGCCCGTGTGCGTCTGCGGCAACGGGGCGGTGCTGTACGACTCCGGGCGCGACGTCGTGCTCGCCGACCACAGCCTTGCGCCGGAGGTGCAGGCCGAGGTGGTCGCCATCGCGCGATCCGCGATGGCCGACATCGGGCCCGTCGGCGTCGCCGTCGAGCGCGCCGGGCGTTCCGCCCTCGACCCATCGGACGAATTGTTCGTGGTCGGGCCCGCCTACGCCCACGCGTGGGAGTCGACCGAGCACGGCATTTGCGGGGAAACCGAGATGATGTCCGAGCCCGCCACGAAAATGCTGCTCAGCAACCCGGGGATGGCCAGTGCGGAGCTGCATTCCATCATCGCGCCGCATATTCCCGCCGACCTGGCGCACGTCACCTACTCCATGCCCGAGGGGCTCATCGAGGTGTCGGCGCCGGGCGTGACCAAACGCGCCGGGCTGGAGGAACTCGCCGGGCTCGTCGGCGCGGGCGCTTCCGACGTGGTGTGCTTCGGCGACATGCCCAACGACATCGAAATGATCCGTTGGGCCGGCCTGGGCGTCGCCATGGGCAACTCGGTGCCCGAGGTGCAACGGGCCGCCGACGAGGTCACCGCCACAAACGACGACGACGGCGTCGCGCGGGTGCTCGAGCGCTGGTTCTAG
- a CDS encoding N-acetylmuramoyl-L-alanine amidase: MSALIAAPLVALGGTAAIELIEDNGRGPVDVLVDKVALSTGSSVLVEDAAIATQSVADELHPNRGVVKELRRDEEFSMFALTWTGSADVASYFRALRPDGTWSEWYSAEPHYPAEGQGNGLNGTELVFVEPTTAVQISTHGLNVFGPGSGVTVDDIEGSSDLTDEERSRLEDYLGAGSSGGGDADTGDVTGSSEDRGAAATDAATGSTEGANGITVNDLPAWRDIEAVNDEVPLDDVEAVFIDGNVQEGDGIDPIVDAKNLTGMPRVITRAGWGANENSRCRNATYDDSMKATTVHHTAGSNNYSEAQAAGIVRGVYHYHAQTLGWCDVGYNAMVDKYGNIYEGRYGGLDKNVQGAHAGGFNKNTWGISMLGDYSSVQPTQAMINSVGNMLGWRHKVAGVDPKGTTTLTSAGSHYAKYPYGTQVKLPNIFAHRDVGNTTCPGNAGYAQMDNIRSIADKKYKSLNRGNIVNEAPSGGTDITIAGTDTGTGNTDDGTTEGNRPGTGEGTDNTGGATTGGNGTGTGTGTGTGNTGGGATDDGTIGGNGTGTGTGTEGSGSSGGSGTGTGTDDSGSVSEDDALTVISGARSILAAAFGVLGTPGLGETSDAIFAAVGKSVEEGPSIDDIPVLVEKILEIDEKNDLAAEWASVVEQFGDVLGPAQSGVQNGATVANPQGRADTLRYVKFENGIITDSHSTGSVALWGEIADAWAKQGFEVGDLGAPTSTQTIEDGVEKAEFQGGTITFDPATGKVSVDLK, translated from the coding sequence CCCTGTCCACGGGCTCGTCCGTGCTCGTGGAAGACGCGGCCATCGCCACCCAGTCCGTCGCCGACGAGCTGCACCCCAACCGCGGCGTCGTCAAGGAACTGCGCCGCGACGAGGAATTCTCCATGTTCGCGCTGACCTGGACCGGCTCGGCGGACGTGGCCAGCTACTTCCGCGCACTGCGTCCCGACGGCACGTGGTCGGAGTGGTACAGCGCCGAACCGCACTACCCCGCCGAGGGCCAGGGCAACGGTCTCAACGGCACCGAGCTCGTCTTCGTCGAGCCGACCACCGCCGTGCAGATCTCCACCCACGGCCTCAACGTCTTCGGCCCCGGCTCCGGCGTGACCGTCGACGACATCGAGGGCTCCTCCGATCTCACCGACGAGGAGCGCAGCCGTCTCGAGGACTACCTCGGCGCGGGCAGCTCCGGCGGCGGTGATGCCGACACCGGCGACGTGACCGGCAGCTCCGAAGACCGGGGCGCCGCAGCGACCGACGCGGCCACCGGTTCAACCGAGGGCGCCAACGGCATCACCGTCAACGACCTGCCGGCCTGGCGCGACATCGAAGCCGTCAACGACGAGGTGCCGCTCGACGACGTCGAGGCGGTCTTCATCGACGGCAACGTCCAGGAGGGCGACGGCATCGACCCGATCGTCGACGCGAAGAACCTGACCGGCATGCCGCGCGTGATCACCCGAGCGGGCTGGGGCGCGAACGAGAACAGCCGCTGCCGCAACGCAACCTACGACGATTCGATGAAGGCGACGACGGTCCACCACACCGCCGGCTCGAACAACTACAGCGAGGCGCAGGCCGCCGGCATCGTCCGCGGCGTGTACCACTACCACGCCCAGACGCTGGGCTGGTGCGACGTGGGTTACAACGCGATGGTCGACAAGTACGGCAACATCTACGAGGGCCGTTACGGCGGCCTGGACAAGAACGTCCAGGGCGCCCATGCGGGCGGCTTCAACAAGAACACCTGGGGCATTTCGATGCTGGGCGACTACTCGTCCGTCCAGCCGACCCAGGCGATGATCAACTCCGTGGGCAACATGCTCGGCTGGCGCCACAAGGTCGCCGGCGTGGACCCGAAGGGCACCACGACGCTGACCTCCGCGGGTTCGCACTACGCCAAGTACCCGTACGGCACCCAGGTGAAGCTGCCGAACATCTTCGCCCACCGCGACGTCGGCAACACGACGTGCCCGGGCAACGCCGGCTACGCGCAGATGGACAACATCCGCTCCATCGCGGACAAGAAGTACAAGTCCCTGAACAGGGGCAACATCGTCAACGAGGCGCCCAGCGGCGGCACCGACATCACCATCGCCGGTACGGACACCGGCACCGGCAACACCGACGACGGAACGACCGAGGGCAACCGACCCGGCACGGGCGAGGGCACGGACAACACCGGCGGCGCCACCACCGGCGGAAACGGCACCGGCACCGGTACGGGCACTGGCACGGGCAACACCGGCGGTGGCGCCACCGACGACGGAACGATCGGCGGAAACGGCACCGGCACCGGTACGGGCACCGAAGGCTCGGGCTCGTCCGGCGGCAGCGGCACGGGCACGGGCACCGACGACTCCGGCTCCGTGTCGGAAGACGACGCCCTGACCGTCATTTCGGGCGCCCGCTCCATCCTGGCCGCGGCGTTCGGTGTCCTGGGCACGCCGGGCCTGGGCGAGACGTCCGACGCCATCTTCGCGGCCGTCGGAAAGTCCGTCGAGGAGGGCCCGTCCATCGACGACATTCCGGTTCTGGTGGAGAAGATCCTGGAAATCGACGAGAAGAACGACCTCGCCGCGGAGTGGGCCAGCGTCGTCGAGCAGTTCGGCGATGTCCTGGGCCCGGCGCAGTCCGGCGTCCAGAACGGTGCGACGGTCGCGAATCCGCAGGGCCGCGCCGACACGCTTCGCTACGTGAAGTTCGAAAACGGCATCATCACCGATTCGCACTCCACCGGCTCGGTGGCGCTGTGGGGCGAAATCGCAGACGCCTGGGCCAAGCAGGGCTTCGAGGTCGGAGACCTGGGCGCCCCGACGTCGACGCAGACGATCGAGGACGGCGTCGAGAAGGCCGAGTTCCAGGGCGGAACGATCACCTTCGACCCGGCGACCGGCAAGGTCTCGGTCGACCTGAAGTAA
- a CDS encoding lysophospholipid acyltransferase family protein: MAFDAFNYTKIRGFAVPKSFRPAPLTDEAKEVLYGRITLPVAIAYMRFQGLDITVDGAEHMPVDGGAMVAVNHTGYFDFVYAGIPAFLNGRRLIRFMAKKEIFDNKYAGPLMRAMKHIEVDRLAGRGAYEEAVRRLRAGALVGIFPEATISRSFEIKEFKTGAARLADEAEVPLVPVTIFGSQRVWTKGRKKNLGRVNVPIWIRVGEPIRTTGDAAADTARLHDAMAEQLAALRADYIERYGDEPGAYWLPASLGGSAPTLEEADEMDEKERLERIAKRDAKLAREGKRPGGDGDAGDGTAPEPRER, encoded by the coding sequence ATGGCGTTCGACGCGTTCAACTACACGAAGATCCGGGGATTCGCCGTCCCGAAGTCCTTCCGGCCGGCCCCACTGACCGATGAGGCGAAGGAGGTGCTCTACGGGCGGATCACCCTGCCCGTCGCCATCGCCTACATGCGCTTCCAGGGCCTGGACATCACCGTCGACGGCGCGGAGCACATGCCCGTCGACGGCGGCGCGATGGTCGCGGTGAATCACACCGGGTACTTCGACTTCGTCTACGCGGGGATCCCGGCGTTCCTCAACGGCCGCCGCCTGATCCGCTTCATGGCGAAGAAGGAGATCTTCGACAACAAGTACGCCGGCCCCCTGATGCGCGCGATGAAGCACATCGAGGTCGACCGTCTCGCCGGTCGCGGCGCCTACGAGGAGGCGGTGCGCCGACTGCGCGCCGGTGCCCTGGTGGGCATTTTCCCGGAGGCCACGATCTCGCGGTCCTTCGAAATCAAGGAGTTCAAGACCGGTGCCGCACGCCTGGCGGACGAGGCCGAGGTGCCTTTGGTCCCGGTGACGATCTTCGGTTCGCAGCGGGTGTGGACCAAGGGTCGCAAGAAGAACCTCGGCCGCGTCAACGTTCCCATCTGGATTCGCGTCGGCGAGCCGATCCGCACTACGGGCGATGCCGCCGCGGACACCGCGAGGCTTCACGACGCCATGGCCGAACAGTTGGCCGCCCTGCGGGCCGATTACATCGAGCGGTACGGGGACGAGCCCGGCGCCTACTGGTTGCCCGCCTCGCTCGGCGGTTCCGCGCCGACGCTGGAGGAGGCCGACGAGATGGACGAGAAGGAGCGGCTGGAGCGCATCGCCAAGCGCGACGCGAAGCTCGCCCGGGAAGGCAAGCGGCCCGGCGGCGACGGCGATGCGGGCGACGGCACCGCCCCCGAACCCCGGGAGCGCTGA
- the serS gene encoding serine--tRNA ligase, which yields MIDLKFLRDNPDVVRESQRTRGEDPALVDELLDADARRRDAIANADALRAEHKGFGKKIGAASKEERPALLEEAKAFSGRVKDAENEQREAEAAVHELQMKLGNIVAGAPAGGEDDYIVLEHVGEVPEFDFEPKDHLDLGESLGLIDMERGAKVSGSRFYFLTGAGAMLQLGLLNLAAQKATEHGFQLMIPPVLVRPETMAGTGFLGAHADEVYRLEEDDLYLVGTSEVALAGYHADEIIDLSDGPIRYAGWSSCFRREAGSYGKDTRGILRVHQFDKVEMFSYCKPEDAEAEHRKLLDMERDMLAAVEVPYRIIDVAGGDLGSSAARKYDTEAWVPTQNTYRELTSTSNCTTFQARRLKTRYRDDNGGTQFCATLNGTLATTRWLVAILENNQRADGSVVVPEALRPFVGRDVLEPVANPKKKG from the coding sequence GTGATCGATCTGAAATTCCTCCGCGACAATCCCGACGTCGTCCGCGAATCGCAGCGCACCCGCGGCGAAGACCCCGCCCTCGTCGACGAGCTGCTCGACGCCGACGCCCGCCGCCGCGACGCCATCGCCAACGCCGACGCGCTGCGCGCCGAGCACAAGGGATTCGGCAAGAAGATCGGCGCCGCCTCCAAGGAAGAGCGCCCCGCCCTGCTGGAGGAGGCCAAGGCGTTCTCCGGCCGCGTCAAGGACGCCGAAAACGAGCAGCGCGAAGCCGAGGCCGCCGTCCACGAGCTGCAGATGAAGCTCGGCAACATCGTCGCCGGCGCCCCGGCGGGCGGCGAAGACGACTACATCGTCCTCGAGCACGTCGGCGAGGTCCCCGAGTTCGACTTCGAGCCGAAGGACCACCTCGACCTCGGCGAATCGCTCGGACTGATCGACATGGAGCGCGGCGCGAAGGTGTCCGGCTCCCGCTTCTACTTCCTCACCGGCGCCGGCGCGATGCTGCAGCTCGGCCTGCTCAACCTGGCGGCCCAGAAGGCCACCGAGCACGGCTTCCAGCTGATGATCCCGCCCGTGCTCGTCCGCCCCGAAACCATGGCCGGCACCGGCTTCCTCGGCGCGCACGCCGACGAGGTCTACCGCCTCGAAGAGGACGACCTTTACCTGGTTGGCACCTCCGAGGTCGCCCTCGCCGGTTACCACGCCGACGAGATCATCGACCTGTCCGACGGCCCCATCCGCTACGCCGGTTGGTCGTCCTGCTTCCGTCGCGAAGCCGGGTCCTACGGCAAGGACACCCGCGGGATCCTCCGAGTCCACCAGTTCGACAAGGTGGAGATGTTCTCCTACTGCAAGCCGGAGGACGCCGAGGCCGAGCACCGGAAGCTGCTGGACATGGAGCGCGACATGCTCGCCGCCGTCGAGGTGCCCTACCGCATCATCGACGTCGCCGGCGGCGATCTCGGCTCGTCGGCCGCCCGCAAGTACGACACCGAGGCGTGGGTGCCGACGCAGAACACCTACCGCGAGCTGACGTCGACGTCGAACTGCACCACCTTCCAGGCCCGGCGCCTGAAGACCCGCTACCGCGACGACAACGGCGGCACCCAGTTCTGCGCCACCCTCAACGGCACGCTGGCCACCACCCGCTGGCTCGTGGCCATCCTGGAGAACAACCAGCGCGCCGACGGATCCGTCGTCGTGCCCGAGGCGCTGCGCCCGTTCGTCGGCCGCGACGTCCTCGAGCCGGTGGCCAACCCGAAGAAGAAGGGCTGA